The following coding sequences lie in one Rutidosis leptorrhynchoides isolate AG116_Rl617_1_P2 chromosome 6, CSIRO_AGI_Rlap_v1, whole genome shotgun sequence genomic window:
- the LOC139852780 gene encoding protein ACCELERATED CELL DEATH 6-like, translating into MHQNGRDERMRKLLVKINIIKHSHQQNQQEQFMDIMLYKAAQKDDVDSFIAAMEKVMEANSLSLHNISKQKTRIGNTFLHVAVSRGNENLTSFIVFYFRDLIWVSNKRGNTAFHEASRAGHLGCLEILVRFENYDEQLNKEYDTLRSWNKSRWRSKNKVGNTSLHEAFFNNQRKVVDYLIKSRVEEAYYVNNEGKSVLYLAVEADMVDIVNSTLSNMVSDVNEKFMSLFTMGRSLINVALRRRNTVMLKELLKKLPALVHVVDEDGQNALFYAVSTGYQDGLIWLIDELKMDCSQMSSMGFFPCSRGIKVQPCPHPSEVDTNLS; encoded by the exons ATGCATCAGAACGGGAGGGATGAGAGAATGAGAAAACTACtcgtaaaaattaatataattaaacaCTCGCACCAACAAAATCAGCAAGAACAATTTATGGACATTATGCTGTATAAAGCTGCTCAGAAAGATGATGTTGATAGCTTTATTGCTGCCATGGAAAAGGTTATGGAAGCAAATAGCTTATCTCTACATAACATTTCAAAACAAAAGACTCGCATCGGAAATACATTTCTACACGTTGCAGTAAGTCGTGGAAATGAAAATCTCACAAGTTTTATTGTTTTCTATTTTCGGGACTTGATTTGGGTTAGTAATAAAAGAGGTAATACGGCATTTCATGAGGCATCTAGAGCAGGACATTTGGGATGTCTTGAAATTCTTGTTCGATTTGAAAACTATGATGAACAACTGAATAAAGAATATGACACTCTTAGGTCATGGAATAAAAGTAGATGGCGTTCCAAGAATAAGGTAGGGAACACGTCATTGCATGAGGCGTTTTTTAATAATCAGAGAAAGGTAGTTGACTATTTGATTAAATCACGTGTCGAAGAAGCGTATTATGTGAACAATGAAGGGAAATCGGTTTTATACCTTGCTGTGGAAGCGGATATGGTGGACATTGTCAACTCCACTTTAAGTAATATGGTCTCAGATGTTAATGAAAAATTTATGTCTTTATTTACAATGGGAAGATCTCTTATAAATGTCGCACTAAGAAGAAGAAATACAG TGATGTTAAAAGAGCTACTGAAAAAATTACCTGCACTAGTTCATGTTGTTGATGAAGATGGCCAGAACGCATTGTTTTATGCAGTGTCAACAGGTTATCAAGACGGGCTCATCTGGTTAATCGACGAACTAAAAATGGACTGTTCGCAAATGAGTTCAATGGGTTTTTTTCCCTGTTCACGTGGCATCAAAGTTCAGCCATGTCCACATCCTTCAGAAGTTGATACAAACCTGTCCTGA
- the LOC139852781 gene encoding uncharacterized protein: MNRELEKAAMEGDVDCFITILEKLSMETEFHLDTILEQTSYNGGNTYLHLAVKSGGYELIGLLTLISDESLMTQANNESDTALHMAVKLGHWAVTDLLIRHGQELFLDHLYVTNNKGNTPLHEALIHNHQHLVDLLLQFHAHCSFYVNNEGKFAFYFSVETGNMYAFDVMLKQDFWTFADHMYRKLDEQLMKGRSLLHAAIARQDKVMLQKILAKRMHMLQHVKDEKGLSPIEFASRIGFDEGVKILRDELTKDTTITTDAVINQQVLNHNYSDLFSSLVEVYDEELRKD; the protein is encoded by the exons ATGAATCGAGAACTGGAGAAAGCTGCAATGGAAGGTGACGTGGACTGCTTCATTACAATCTTGGAGAAACTATCAATGGAAACCGAGTTTCATCTAGACACTATCCTTGAACAAACGTCGTATAATGGAGGGAATACATACCTTCATTTAGCTGTAAAATCAGGAGGATATGAACTCATCGGTTTGCTTACATTAATTTCTGATGAATCATTGATGACGCAAGCTAACAATGAAAGTGATACTGCATTGCATATGGCTGTAAAACTGGGACATTGGGCTGTAACTGATCTTCTAATAAGACATGGTCAAGAATTGTTTCTTGATCATTTATATGTAACGAATAACAAGGGTAACACGCCGTTACATGAGGCTTTAATccataatcatcaacatctggttgaCTTGTTACTTCAGTTTCATGCACATTGTTCATTCTATGTCAATAATGAAGGGAAGTTTGCGTTTTATTTTTCTGTAGAAACAGGGAATATGTATGCTTTTGATGTTATGTTGAAACAAGATTTTTGGACATTTGCTGATCATATGTATCGCAAATTAGATGAACAGCTTATGAAGGGAAGGTCACTCCTTCATGCTGCTATTGCACGGCAGGATAAAG TGATGCTTCAAAAGATTCTAGCAAAAAGGATGCACATGCTTCAACATGTAAAAGACGAAAAAGGGCTGAGTCCCATTGAGTTTGCCTCAAGAATCGGTTTTGATGAGGGGGTTAAGATCTTACGTGATGAATTAACCAAAGATACAACTATTACTACTGATGCTGTTATAAATCAACAAGTACTTAACCACAATTACAGTGATTTATTTTCCTCTTTGGTGGAAGTTTATGATGAGGAACTGAGGAAGGATTAA
- the LOC139852431 gene encoding putative GDP-L-fucose synthase 2 isoform X2 has product MDKSAKIFVAGHRGLVGSAVVRRLRTLGYTNLIFRPHSELDLTNQAAVKTFFSLEKPQYVILAAAKVGGIHANSTYPADFITINLQIQTNVIDCSYRYGVKKLVFLGSSCIYPKHAPQPIPESSLLTGPLEPTNEWYAIAKIAGIKMCQAYRLQYKWDAISAMPTNLYGPNDNFHPENSHVLPALMRRFHEAKVTGAKEVVVWGTGSPLREFLHVDDLADSVVFLLENYSDLEHVNVGSGKEVSIKELAELVKEVVGFTGELVWDSSKPDGTPRKLMDSSMLAKLGWEPKISLRDGLVGTYEWYVANLKQ; this is encoded by the coding sequence ATGGACAAATCTGCCAAGATCTTTGTTGCCGGGCACCGTGGGTTGGTTGGATCTGCAGTTGTACGCCGTTTACGAACCCTTGGGTACACGAACCTCATCTTTCGTCCGCACTCTGAGTTAGACCTAACCAACCAAGCTGCTGTCAAAACATTTTTTTCTTTAGAAAAACCTCAATATGTTATCCTTGCTGCAGCCAAAGTTGGCGGGATTCATGCTAATAGTACCTACCCAGCCGACTTTATCACCATAAACCTACAAATACAAACCAATGTCATCGACTGTTCTTACCGTTACGGTGTAAAAAAGCTCGTGTTTTTAGGTTCTTCTTGTATTTACCCTAAGCACGCACCCCAACCTATACCCGAATCCTCACTTTTAACAGGTCCTTTAGAACCCACCAACGAGTGGTACGCAATTGCTAAAATTGCTGGTATTAAAATGTGCCAAGCTTATAGGCTTCAATACAAGTGGGATGCAATTTCAGCAATGCCAACTAACTTGTACGGTCCTAACGACAATTTCCACCCCGAAAACTCGCACGTTTTGCCGGCGTTAATGAGACGTTTTCACGAGGCGAAAGTGACGGGTGCTAAGGAAGTGGTGGTTTGGGGTACAGGGTCACCGTTGCGTGAGTTTTTACATGTTGATGATTTGGCGGATTCGGTTGTGTTTTTGTTGGAAAACTATTCGGATTTGGAACATGTGAATGTTGGAAGTGGGAAAGAGGTTTCGATTAAGGAACTTGCGGAGTTGGTTAAAGAGGTTGTTGGGTTTACGGGTGAGCTTGTTTGGGATAGTTCGAAGCCTGATGGTACACCGAGGAAGCTTATGGATAGTTCTATGCTTGCTAAGTTGGGTTGGGAACCGAAGATTTCGTTGCGTGATGGGCTCGTTGGGACTTACGAGTGGTACGTTGCAAATTTGAAGCAATGA
- the LOC139852431 gene encoding putative GDP-L-fucose synthase 2 isoform X1, which translates to MTATDAVISKMDKSAKIFVAGHRGLVGSAVVRRLRTLGYTNLIFRPHSELDLTNQAAVKTFFSLEKPQYVILAAAKVGGIHANSTYPADFITINLQIQTNVIDCSYRYGVKKLVFLGSSCIYPKHAPQPIPESSLLTGPLEPTNEWYAIAKIAGIKMCQAYRLQYKWDAISAMPTNLYGPNDNFHPENSHVLPALMRRFHEAKVTGAKEVVVWGTGSPLREFLHVDDLADSVVFLLENYSDLEHVNVGSGKEVSIKELAELVKEVVGFTGELVWDSSKPDGTPRKLMDSSMLAKLGWEPKISLRDGLVGTYEWYVANLKQ; encoded by the coding sequence ttatttcAAAAATGGACAAATCTGCCAAGATCTTTGTTGCCGGGCACCGTGGGTTGGTTGGATCTGCAGTTGTACGCCGTTTACGAACCCTTGGGTACACGAACCTCATCTTTCGTCCGCACTCTGAGTTAGACCTAACCAACCAAGCTGCTGTCAAAACATTTTTTTCTTTAGAAAAACCTCAATATGTTATCCTTGCTGCAGCCAAAGTTGGCGGGATTCATGCTAATAGTACCTACCCAGCCGACTTTATCACCATAAACCTACAAATACAAACCAATGTCATCGACTGTTCTTACCGTTACGGTGTAAAAAAGCTCGTGTTTTTAGGTTCTTCTTGTATTTACCCTAAGCACGCACCCCAACCTATACCCGAATCCTCACTTTTAACAGGTCCTTTAGAACCCACCAACGAGTGGTACGCAATTGCTAAAATTGCTGGTATTAAAATGTGCCAAGCTTATAGGCTTCAATACAAGTGGGATGCAATTTCAGCAATGCCAACTAACTTGTACGGTCCTAACGACAATTTCCACCCCGAAAACTCGCACGTTTTGCCGGCGTTAATGAGACGTTTTCACGAGGCGAAAGTGACGGGTGCTAAGGAAGTGGTGGTTTGGGGTACAGGGTCACCGTTGCGTGAGTTTTTACATGTTGATGATTTGGCGGATTCGGTTGTGTTTTTGTTGGAAAACTATTCGGATTTGGAACATGTGAATGTTGGAAGTGGGAAAGAGGTTTCGATTAAGGAACTTGCGGAGTTGGTTAAAGAGGTTGTTGGGTTTACGGGTGAGCTTGTTTGGGATAGTTCGAAGCCTGATGGTACACCGAGGAAGCTTATGGATAGTTCTATGCTTGCTAAGTTGGGTTGGGAACCGAAGATTTCGTTGCGTGATGGGCTCGTTGGGACTTACGAGTGGTACGTTGCAAATTTGAAGCAATGA